A genomic segment from Brienomyrus brachyistius isolate T26 chromosome 9, BBRACH_0.4, whole genome shotgun sequence encodes:
- the LOC125748482 gene encoding CD209 antigen-like protein E isoform X1, translating into MSDEPVYGNVAWAADYRTNSQETWSPAQAPEKPEHRYQPQQCAVVFLSLTCAFLLAGIIALSVCYYLTAGQLRKEIGALMEANQQLQVHKSNLTAQESLESENTQLRKDRTLMGEILQFRNFPVEKYCSNETRCSHCPSGWTFYNSKCYFVHLGQTWETWKTWNDSRLECIKMGADLLTIQNKEEQMFIMNLAPTYFDKWHGYWIGLTGNAKDWVWINGSSLTTGFWADNGSQTKTHVLTNTGHETKILNSWRSSQPSMLNRWICENRALLF; encoded by the exons ATTACAGAACAAATAGTCAGGAAACTTGGTCCCCTGCTCAGGCTCCAGAGAAACCTGAGCACAGATATCAGCCCCAGCAGTGCGCTGTAGTATTTCTAAGCCTCACCTGTGCTTTTTTACTGGCTGGCATCATcgctctctctgtctgct attATCTTACTGCAGGGCAACTCAGAAAGGAAATCGGTGCCCTTATGGAAGCCAATCAGCAGCTTCAAGTGCATAAAAGTAACCTCACTGCTCAGGAGTCACTGGAGAGTGAGAACACACAGCTGCGAAAGGATCGGACTTTGATGGGTGAGATTTTACAGTTCCGTAACTTTCCTGTGGAAAAATATTGTTCAAACG AGACAAGATGCTCACACTGCCCAAGTGGCTGGACGTTCTACAATTCAAAGTGTTACTTCGTGCACCTTGGTCAAACGTGGGAAACGTGGAAAACGTGGAACGACAGTCGTCTTGAATGCATCAAAATGGGGGCTGATCTGTTAACGATACAAAACAAGGAGGAACAG ATGTTCATCATGAACCTTGCACCCACATACTTTGACAAATGGCATGGTTACTGGATCGGACTGACTGGAAACGCAAAGGATTGGGTCTGGATCAATGGCTCTTCACTGACCACAGG GTTCTGGGCAGATAATGGAAGCCAGACTAAAACTCACGTTTTAACAAACACAGGCCATGAAACCAAAATCCTGAACAGCTGGAGATCATCACAACCTAGCATGCTTAACCGGTGGATCTGTGAGAACAGGGCCCTGCTGTTCTGA
- the LOC125748482 gene encoding CD209 antigen-like protein E isoform X2, giving the protein MCIVGRRSDYRTNSQETWSPAQAPEKPEHRYQPQQCAVVFLSLTCAFLLAGIIALSVCYYLTAGQLRKEIGALMEANQQLQVHKSNLTAQESLESENTQLRKDRTLMGEILQFRNFPVEKYCSNETRCSHCPSGWTFYNSKCYFVHLGQTWETWKTWNDSRLECIKMGADLLTIQNKEEQMFIMNLAPTYFDKWHGYWIGLTGNAKDWVWINGSSLTTGFWADNGSQTKTHVLTNTGHETKILNSWRSSQPSMLNRWICENRALLF; this is encoded by the exons atgtgcattgtcgggcgaagatcag ATTACAGAACAAATAGTCAGGAAACTTGGTCCCCTGCTCAGGCTCCAGAGAAACCTGAGCACAGATATCAGCCCCAGCAGTGCGCTGTAGTATTTCTAAGCCTCACCTGTGCTTTTTTACTGGCTGGCATCATcgctctctctgtctgct attATCTTACTGCAGGGCAACTCAGAAAGGAAATCGGTGCCCTTATGGAAGCCAATCAGCAGCTTCAAGTGCATAAAAGTAACCTCACTGCTCAGGAGTCACTGGAGAGTGAGAACACACAGCTGCGAAAGGATCGGACTTTGATGGGTGAGATTTTACAGTTCCGTAACTTTCCTGTGGAAAAATATTGTTCAAACG AGACAAGATGCTCACACTGCCCAAGTGGCTGGACGTTCTACAATTCAAAGTGTTACTTCGTGCACCTTGGTCAAACGTGGGAAACGTGGAAAACGTGGAACGACAGTCGTCTTGAATGCATCAAAATGGGGGCTGATCTGTTAACGATACAAAACAAGGAGGAACAG ATGTTCATCATGAACCTTGCACCCACATACTTTGACAAATGGCATGGTTACTGGATCGGACTGACTGGAAACGCAAAGGATTGGGTCTGGATCAATGGCTCTTCACTGACCACAGG GTTCTGGGCAGATAATGGAAGCCAGACTAAAACTCACGTTTTAACAAACACAGGCCATGAAACCAAAATCCTGAACAGCTGGAGATCATCACAACCTAGCATGCTTAACCGGTGGATCTGTGAGAACAGGGCCCTGCTGTTCTGA